AGAAGAGTCTTTCAAGTCCAAAAATCAGAACGTGAATCCACTGCCGTTCATCTGGTGACCCACACCAGATGTCACCTTACAAATTGGCTTATTTAACCCAAATGTCATGGGTTCGTTGATTTCAAAACTAGCAACAATGATAATAACAAATCATTACTGATCAAACCAGCGACAGGAATACTTCAGAGGACAAACACGAATGAAGAGAGTGGTGTTAGAGGACGGTCTACATCTGGATATCCAGTGGAATTTTGTCCACGTTGTCACATCTTCTTAATTCCCTGGAAAAGGAAAGTTGACACGCTTCCCCTGAAAAGCACACTGCATTTGACCAGAGTCTAATTCCTCTTAGCGCTGTGGTTAAAGGCTGTGTCCTTGAGAGATATTTGGCCCTAATGTGGAAGCAGATGTGTGGGAGGTGGGaaggggtgggtggggtggtTGGGTTTAGTACAGCCTGgaagatgatgacgatgaggaGCCGGTGATGTGGTCCCAGTTGTTGTAGAGAGCGTAGGCACCAGACAAGGCTAAACCAGCCAGACCTCCTCGGGCTACACCTTTTATTCCACCTgcaaacagacaggaaaaaagaaTGAGTGATGAGTGAACGTCAAATAAACATCTGTCAAACAGAAACttcaggaaatattttttttttagccaaagTACCAGATGGTTTGCAGTTGACGCGCGGCTCCATACAGTGTGAAGGTGATTTGTCAACCCTCAAAAGTGTttgagaaataaacatgtttacagcctggtacgtTCAAGGTGAATagataactcacctgttcaaatgatattaaggctttaaGTTATGtgtaattaacagtgtggccgctttgattgacagatagttgccgttacagatggcttgttttcGTCACTCAGACTGACTCAGGTCCACCTACGCTcagcggcagaggcaggactgccaagataaCAGCAGCCGGAGCcaacacactctgagctttTACTACGGCTCTACGGAAACCTGTGAGTGATGTCGCGTCATACGAAGGTCAAATAACAGAAAAGACACATACTGCCTGATTTAAACAGCATCCCAGTTAACGTCCCAGCAGCCACTGTGTTGATGTCATCTTCTGCTCCTCTGGCCTTCTCTATCGCCACGCCGAAAACACTATATAACAAGGCTGGGATGACGAGAGGAGAATGCACATATCAGAAATGCAGTTCATATGCATGATAACGTGATAATACTGCTGTTATTGAGTTACAGTTTCTTACCAACGGAGCCCAGAGAGTTGGCCCATGAAGCACCCTGTCTGGTCACCATGTTGATAATCCTGAGGAGAGAAGGCAAACATTTAGAGAGTGACTCAACTAATGCATATTTGTGCTAAAATTTCTGGTAAGTTGAACTCATACTCACTGTACGTTACGAGGTTTGGACCATGCCATGTCTCTGGTCTCCTTAAGACCCATCCTGAGACCATTTACAGCTCCAAGTGCTGCTCCTGCAGTCAAAACAAAGAGGCAGAAAGGGTTGAGTGAGACATTCAGTACATAAAGAAAACCAgaatctgacattttaacagactCTACTCCTCTAGAAAGATTTTTGCACAAGGTTTCTGGAGTCCAGCTGCAgagatttgctcccattcagccTCAAAATCATTAGTGAGGCCCAACATGATGGAGAAACTACATCAGCCACATGTATGAAAGGGACCTATACTATTTCATCCAGTCTGGACTAGTGTAGGAACGTGGTGGACTGCAGCGCCCACTGCAAGAGTTGACATAAAAGTCTCAttccaaggtaacaaaaacatccttATTCTTatcttcaggtgattatacatgaataaaGACACAGGTATGAATATTTTagtccatttctgccatattctgacacactggaccttttaaatcGACTAACCGTGGCAGCTGTGTGATGTTATAGGAGGTGTTGATCATCTCTTACCAGTCATGCAGGATCCTCCGATGGTAAAGAAAGCCAGCTCAAACCTTCCTCTTGTTTTATTGGCGCCTGTGGGTAGGATGAACTCATCTGTGTcctgaaacacaacatcaacagtGATTAGAGTCATAAatatacactgaaaaaaacaggtGATTTAACTTCAGCTGTAGCTCACCTGAATCAGGTAACGAGGGTCAACGTTGAGATAAGGAGACAGAGGACTCATTCCTGTCACTGAAATGACATCACGACAGACATGACTCAACATTTAGACACTTTAGAAAGACACCACCTGGATTTAACTAAGCAAATCAGTATCAGATAATTACTGCAATGAGTTATTTAACCCTAGCTGATGCTGTGAGTAGCTTCTCCTTTCTTAAAGAACCATGTCTGAAGAAACATCCTGCGGTCGtggaaatgttgttgttgaagcGATGCCTGGGTGGGGCCCAGCTTGACAAGTCTGTGGGGGCAGTTTTATGACCTGGGGGTTGTTGCAGTTGGTCAGGTCTAAGGTTCGAGGTCAGCTGTGTTATGaaggttacacagggtcacgtGTGAGGTCCTCGGCAGgagtagttgtttggctttgcttgaggacagcaggtgccagtctatctcaagAAGAGATCTTATGTTGCCTTCCTAGACTTAATAGATAGCTTGCAGTTGACTTTTCTTTAACATGTTACctgtaggggtttaaagtctgaccagcagcatgagttcagcagaatgtgagaccgactcaggcacttctgatgaactttgagggtgtctctaattctccttgggccaagtgtcaataaataatacatcataagacatcagaggcttctttctttcttccctcctgacctcacaaCTGAACACTggacttcatcatcatctccatcagtgGAGACCTCCAGCCCCGTTGAGAACCTTTAGGGATATAATCATCTTAATGCAACGTCTGTTTAAGAGACACGTGAGGGCTGTGAAGCTGCCTGACGGTGTAAATGTGAAGTAGCTGTTGGCTCGGGTCGAAGAGACCTTAtgttgccttcctagacataatagataggTAGACAGTTGACTTTTCTTTAACATGTTACctgtaggggtttaaagtctgact
The nucleotide sequence above comes from Larimichthys crocea isolate SSNF chromosome XVI, L_crocea_2.0, whole genome shotgun sequence. Encoded proteins:
- the timm23a gene encoding mitochondrial import inner membrane translocase subunit Tim23; this encodes MDNNSSQGSAGGAKAGGLGGLFGGGAPEYSNTELAGVPLTGMSPLSPYLNVDPRYLIQDTDEFILPTGANKTRGRFELAFFTIGGSCMTGAALGAVNGLRMGLKETRDMAWSKPRNVQIINMVTRQGASWANSLGSVALLYSVFGVAIEKARGAEDDINTVAAGTLTGMLFKSGSGIKGVARGGLAGLALSGAYALYNNWDHITGSSSSSSSRLY